A window from Longibacter salinarum encodes these proteins:
- the ispG gene encoding flavodoxin-dependent (E)-4-hydroxy-3-methylbut-2-enyl-diphosphate synthase: MERPRRESRPVQVGDVQIGGNAPISVQSMTVSKTHEVETCLEEIHRLADAGADVVRVAVPRPEDADALKDIVQGSRVPIVADIHFNHQYALKAIEAGIAKVRINPGNIGKPEWEREVLLAAKEKGIPIRIGVNSGSLEKDLMDKYGYPKPEALFESAMRHVEICQKNGFEDIVISVKHSDVFYMIQAYRMVAERTDYPLHLGVTESGSLATGTVKSSVGIGTLLADGIGDTIRVSLATDPVEEVKVGHRILKSLGIGRPGVNIIACPTCGRLVGDLFTIVEEVEEAVAAQNFDKDLNVALMGCAVNGPGEASGADLGVSLGRGRAHLFKRGEIVGTVDEDEIVEAVIKAIEEWDEDEENDDATVTDGVTESSGDGEAGSNVRKPNLPTS, encoded by the coding sequence ATGGAACGCCCCCGTCGCGAGTCCCGCCCCGTTCAGGTCGGCGATGTACAGATTGGTGGTAACGCCCCGATCTCCGTGCAGAGCATGACCGTTTCGAAAACCCACGAGGTGGAGACCTGCCTGGAGGAGATTCACCGACTGGCAGATGCCGGTGCGGACGTCGTTCGTGTCGCCGTGCCCCGGCCGGAGGATGCCGACGCCCTGAAGGATATCGTCCAGGGTAGCCGCGTCCCGATCGTGGCCGACATCCACTTCAACCACCAGTACGCGCTCAAGGCCATTGAGGCCGGCATCGCGAAGGTGCGCATCAACCCGGGTAACATTGGCAAGCCGGAATGGGAGCGGGAGGTCCTTCTGGCCGCGAAGGAGAAGGGCATTCCGATTCGGATTGGCGTGAACTCCGGGTCGCTGGAGAAAGACCTGATGGACAAGTACGGCTATCCGAAGCCGGAGGCGCTGTTCGAGAGCGCGATGCGCCATGTCGAGATCTGCCAGAAGAACGGCTTCGAGGACATCGTCATCTCGGTGAAGCACAGCGATGTGTTCTACATGATCCAAGCCTACCGCATGGTCGCCGAGCGGACGGACTATCCGCTGCATCTCGGCGTCACGGAAAGTGGTTCGCTTGCGACGGGTACGGTCAAAAGCTCGGTGGGAATCGGTACGCTTCTCGCGGACGGGATTGGCGACACGATCAGAGTGAGCCTGGCGACGGATCCGGTGGAGGAGGTAAAGGTGGGTCACCGCATCCTGAAGTCGCTCGGCATCGGCCGTCCTGGGGTCAACATCATCGCTTGCCCGACCTGCGGTCGTCTCGTCGGAGACCTGTTCACCATCGTCGAGGAAGTCGAGGAAGCAGTAGCGGCGCAGAACTTCGACAAGGACCTGAACGTGGCGCTGATGGGCTGCGCCGTCAACGGACCGGGGGAAGCCTCGGGGGCTGATCTTGGCGTCTCTCTTGGTCGCGGTCGTGCACACCTCTTCAAGCGCGGTGAAATCGTGGGCACCGTCGACGAAGACGAAATTGTCGAGGCGGTGATCAAAGCGATCGAAGAGTGGGACGAGGACGAGGAAAACGACGACGCGACGGTGACAGACGGTGTCACGGAGTCCTCGGGAGATGGCGAGGCGGGGAGTAACGTCAGGAAGCCCAATCTGCCGACCTCGTAA